The nucleotide window GCAGGTGCATCAGCGACACCAGGATCATCGGCAGCAGGTACGTCACCAGCGGATTGGTGGCGGCCGGCTCGACCAGCGCGGTCCAGCGCACGGCGCCGCGCAGCTCGACCAGCCAGTACAGCAGTGCGTACAGCGCCGTGCACAGTGCCGCGCAATACAGGGCCCACGGCGGCGTGGCGCCGATCTTGGAAACCGGATACCGGTGGTGCAGCAGCCATGCGCAGGCCGCCAGCAGCGCCGCCAGCGCGGCACCGGCGGCCACCGTCCGCAAGCCCTGGCCGCCCGTGCCGGGGCCGAAGAACAGCAGCACGCAAGCCATGCCGCACAGGACGATCGAGGTATGCGTCGCATGCATGGCGATCATGCCATTGCCGTTGCAGGCCCGGCTGGCCATGAACCACAGCACGCAGCCGGCCGTGGCAACCGCCAGCGCGGCCAGCGTGCGCGTGCCCTGGCCCCGGCAGCACAGGTAGACGGCGCTGGCCACCAGGTAGGCCCAGCCGATGCAGCCGAGGATTCCCCACCACGAGGTGTTCATCCAGCCGCCGTCCTGCCCGCGATACAGCAGCGCCAGCACCACGATGATGGCCATGCCGGCGCCGCGCAGCAGTCGCGCATGCCAGGGATTGGCGAAACGCCACGCGCCCCACACGAGGAACGCCGCGCCGTAGAAGAGCAGGATCCACAGGTCGATGGGGATGGCCATCGATGCCCCGTCGCTCTCCTCCGCGTTGACCATGAACAGGCCCAGCACGATCAGGCCGAAGGCGCGCAGTACCGCGTGGCGCAGCGCGGTCCAGGCACCCTCCTTCGCCGCCTGCCGGTCCAGGCCGAACGGGATCGACATGCCGACCACGTACAGGAAGGCGGGAAACACGACATCGGCCAGGCTCATGCCGTCGGCGCTGGCGGGCAGGTGCTGCAGGCCGGCCGGCACGCCTTCGGCGCCGGATAGCGCGTTGACGAACAGCATGGCGAAGAACGTCAGGCCGCGCAGCGCATCGATCGAGGCGATGCGCTGGCGCGGCAGGCCGGGCCGTTGCGCGGGCAGCGGTGCGGGTGAAGGCGGTGCGGGCGAAAGTGTGGTCGGCTGGGCTGGCATGGCGTCGGCTGGAGAACGGTTTCCGGGCGTAACGGTCCCGACCGTAACACGGCCCGGCGGCGCCGGCAACGGTCCGCCCAGTCGGCATCCGGAAAATGCAAGCCATTGATTTCAAACGATATTGCTGTGACGATCCGCAGGCAGGGCTTACATTTCTTTACACAGGCCCATGACGGGTGGCCGTCAAGCCCGTAAATGCGTGTTCGCGGCACGGAGCCCGGCGGCGCGGCCCTCACAAATCCTTACGAATTGCCGGCCGGCTGCCCTGCCGGCGACTTGCCAAGCAGGTTCGGCGCATTCCTACATCCGTTGAAGGGTCGCCCCGACAGATCGGTTCGAACCATGCGGCTACCATGCGTTCTCCCGGCGGCGATGGCTCTCCATCGCCCCTACTGACAGCCAATGGAGGAAGCGATGACGACCGACGTGAACGAAAACCTGAACGACTGGCTGCGCGACGCGCACGCGATGGAGCAGCAGGCGGAAAAGATGCTGACGGCGCAGGCCGAGCGGCTGGAACACTATCCCGAGCTGAAGGCGCGCATCGTCCAGCACATCGAGGAAACGCGCGGGCAACAGGGCCTGCTCGACGAATGCATGGCGCGCCGCGGCGTCAGCAATTCGGTATTGAAGGACCTGGGCGGCAAGCTGATGGCGTTCGGCCAGGCGGTCGGCGGCATGACCGTCAGCGATGAAGTGGTCAAGGGCGCGATGGCCGGCTATGTGTTCGAGAACCTGGAAATCGCCAGCTACACCGCGCTGATCGCCGCCGCGCAGCAGGCCGGCGATACCACCACGCAGGCCGCGTGCGAGCGCATCATCGTGCAGGAAAAGGCCATGGCCGCCTGGCTGCTGGAGCACCTGCCGCAGCTGACGCAAGCCTTCCTGGCGCGCTCCGCCACGCCGGGCCTGGAAGCCAAGGTGTAAGGGCGATGGCGGTCCGGTTGGCTGCCGTTCCCAGAGGATCGGGCAATCAATCCGGACTTTCCTGCCTGTGCGCGGGCGACGGACGGGCGGCATGATGTGGGCTGTACCGTCAACCCACGGAGGACCGCATGCCGACCACGATTGCCCGAATTGACCAGCCGGCCGACGGCGTCGCGACAAGCCCTGTTTTGCGCGCCCGGTGCGCCATCGCCATCGTGATGCTGGCCGCGGCCGGCGCCTGCGCCGCCGCCGGCACGCCACAGGCCGAAGCGGCCGGCAACCGCCAGATCGTCGACGCGGCGTTCCAGCGCTGGACGGCGGGCGGCAACGGCTTCTTCAACGAGTTGCTGCACGAGGATGTGGTGTGGACCATCGAGGGCAGCGGCCCTTCCGCCGGCACCTACCGCGGCCGCAAGGCGTTCATGGACCGCGCAGTGGCACCTTTCGCCGCGCGCATGGCCGCCCCGGTCAGGCCGGTGTCGCGCCAGGTCTGGTCCGACGCCGACCACGTGATCGTGCGCTGGAAAGGCGAAGGCACCGCGGGCGATGGCCAGGCTTACCGGAACAGCTACGCGTGGATCTTCCGGATGCGCGGCGGGCGCGTCATCGAAGCCTCCGCCTTCCTCGACCTGCCCGCCTACGACGACGTGCTGCGGAGGGTGCCGGCGCCTGTCGCCCGCTGATTAGGACCAGGGCGGCAAACCCTGCCCGGCGGGTGCCGTTGCAACATCATGAAATTTCATGGCGATCCCGGCCGTGCGCCGTGCTAGAATTACCGGGAGGAAAGCCATGCCGCTTCCTCCTGTTGTACTTCTCCACGGCCAAGCCAATGCCGTTTGCTCTACCGCCCTCGGCGGCATTCACGGACATTGGCCATGACTATCGTTCTTCCGCATTCCGCTTCGCATTCCTTTACGCCCCAACCGCGTGTGCTCGTCATCGACGACGACCCCGACGCGGCCGACATGCTGGCCCAGCTGCTTTGCCTGAACGGCATCGACGCGCGCCCCGCTTTCAGCGGCAGGCAAGCCATCGAGCTGGCGGCCACGTTCGAGCCGGACGTGATCTTCCTCGATCTCGGCATGCCTGTCATGGATGGGTTCGCCGTGATACGCGCCCTGCGCGGCGAACAGCGGTCGTCGGCGTACATCGTCGCGCTGACCGCCTGGGACGATGCCACCACCCGGGCCCGCGTCGCCGCGGCCGGCTTCGACCGGCACCTGGCCAAGCCATCGAGCCTGTCAGCCGTCCTTGCCGCCATTGCTGCGCACTGCCGGCATGACAAGACGGAGCAGGCGTTGCCATTTGCGGGACCGGCCTGCGAGGGGTCGCGGCAAAGCGACAATACCGCCATGCCATCGCACGGCGCCGGCAGTTACGCCTAGCCAGCCCGCAGGTCCAGGCTGGACATGGACATGGGAAAACATCCGCATACCGCCGAAGGTTGTCAAAAGTTATATACTCCTTATTACCAATAATAAACCTGCATTTCGCGGGGGAATCCAAGGGGTAAGCGATGTCCAGTTTGATCAGGCGCGCGGCGGCACTCTGCTGCGTGTTGGCACTTTCCGCATGCGGCGGTGGCGGGAGCGGAAGCGGTAGCAATAACGGCAACACCGGCAGCGGCAGTCCTGGTGGTAGCGGCAGCACGGGAACCGGAACCGGCACGCCCAAACCCGACCAGACCTGGCTCCACCTCACGCCAGGGTCGGTCGATCTCACGGTGCTGGAAGGCGAACCGGTCGAGTTCTCGATCGATGCCGATTCGACCAAGATCCTCTCGCAAATATTCAATGTCGGCGTGGTGGAAAAGAACGGCGTGATCGCGCCGGAAATTTCGCTGCGCAGCAGCCCGTCGGGCATGAGCTACGAGGCCAGGATGACCACCTCGGCCACCCTGGCCGTGGGAACCCATGCCTCCAGCATCGAACTGCGGCTGTGCGAAGACGACCCGCTGGTCTGCAGGACACCGGTCGCGGGCTCGCCGTGGCTGATCCCTATCAAGATCACTGTCAAGCCGGCCAATATGACGCCGCCACTGCGGCATATCACCGCCCTCGCCAACTGGAGCACCGCGCGCGGCAATGCCGCACACAACGCCTATGTTCCAGCCGCCTTCGATCCGCTGAACTTTTCGCGCCGCTGGGTGCTGGAAGACGTGAAAGAGGAATCGGTCGCGCACGACAACGGCCTGGTTATCCTGGCCAAGCTGGGCCCGCGCGTGTCGGGCGCGGTGCGCGCCATCAGCGAGGAGACCGGCACGGAAGTCTGGCGCAAGGACCACACGTACACGCATC belongs to Pseudoduganella albidiflava and includes:
- a CDS encoding ferritin-like domain-containing protein — encoded protein: MTTDVNENLNDWLRDAHAMEQQAEKMLTAQAERLEHYPELKARIVQHIEETRGQQGLLDECMARRGVSNSVLKDLGGKLMAFGQAVGGMTVSDEVVKGAMAGYVFENLEIASYTALIAAAQQAGDTTTQAACERIIVQEKAMAAWLLEHLPQLTQAFLARSATPGLEAKV
- a CDS encoding DUF5009 domain-containing protein translates to MPAQPTTLSPAPPSPAPLPAQRPGLPRQRIASIDALRGLTFFAMLFVNALSGAEGVPAGLQHLPASADGMSLADVVFPAFLYVVGMSIPFGLDRQAAKEGAWTALRHAVLRAFGLIVLGLFMVNAEESDGASMAIPIDLWILLFYGAAFLVWGAWRFANPWHARLLRGAGMAIIVVLALLYRGQDGGWMNTSWWGILGCIGWAYLVASAVYLCCRGQGTRTLAALAVATAGCVLWFMASRACNGNGMIAMHATHTSIVLCGMACVLLFFGPGTGGQGLRTVAAGAALAALLAACAWLLHHRYPVSKIGATPPWALYCAALCTALYALLYWLVELRGAVRWTALVEPAATNPLVTYLLPMILVSLMHLLGLRWWAALMQGAGAIAFSLLFAAATLVVVAFLNRYHVRLKL
- a CDS encoding nuclear transport factor 2 family protein, which gives rise to MPTTIARIDQPADGVATSPVLRARCAIAIVMLAAAGACAAAGTPQAEAAGNRQIVDAAFQRWTAGGNGFFNELLHEDVVWTIEGSGPSAGTYRGRKAFMDRAVAPFAARMAAPVRPVSRQVWSDADHVIVRWKGEGTAGDGQAYRNSYAWIFRMRGGRVIEASAFLDLPAYDDVLRRVPAPVAR
- a CDS encoding response regulator transcription factor, which codes for MTIVLPHSASHSFTPQPRVLVIDDDPDAADMLAQLLCLNGIDARPAFSGRQAIELAATFEPDVIFLDLGMPVMDGFAVIRALRGEQRSSAYIVALTAWDDATTRARVAAAGFDRHLAKPSSLSAVLAAIAAHCRHDKTEQALPFAGPACEGSRQSDNTAMPSHGAGSYA